Proteins found in one Scomber scombrus chromosome 15, fScoSco1.1, whole genome shotgun sequence genomic segment:
- the LOC133995220 gene encoding annexin A1-like, giving the protein MSLFKKFFKNIHDRDRDDDTVTVKGKPKPKYYGTVTPYPNFNASSDASVLQSAIEARGVDEDVIISVLVKRSNEQRQKIKVVYEASKGERLAEDLKDALRSDLEDVSLALLMTPAQFDAFQLRRATKGLGTDEEILVEILATRSNQEICEIKRVFKEEYGEELEEVIVSETSDEFTTALLAMMKANKSESMEVDMALAQKDAEILFESGDNADGIDVAAFINILTTRSGPQLSKTFEKYASVSDVTLPKALELELSGDIEDCLIDIVKCSWNKPAFFAEKLHLAMKGHGTCEETLIRVLVSRSEIDLQKILEQYRAMYNRSVQEDILEDTDGHYQQVLLGICGPY; this is encoded by the exons ATGTCCCTCTTCAAGAAATTCTTCAAAAATATccatgacagagacagagatgatgACACAGTCACA GTGAAGGGTAAGCCCAAACCTAAATATTATGGAACAGTCACCCCGTACCCAAACTTCAATGCCAGCAGTGATGCCTCAGTTCTTCAGAGCGCCATTGAAGctagag GAGTGGACGAGGATGTGATCATTTCAGTCCTGGTGAAGAGAAGCAACGAACAGAGACAGAAGATCAAAGTAGTTTATGAAGCATCCAAAGGAGAG AGGCTGGCTGAAGATCTGAAGGACGCTCTCAGGTCAGATTTGGAGGATGTCTCTCTGGCTCTGCTCATGACACCTGCTCAGTTTGATGCCTTCCAGCTCAGGAGAGCCACAAAG GGACTGGGCACAGATGAAGAAATCCTGGTGGAGATTCTGGCAACAAGATCAAACCAAGAGATTTGTGAGATCAAGAGGGTCTTTAAAGAAG AGTACGGAGAAGAGCTGGAGGAAGTTATTGTGAGCGAGACAAGCGATGAGTTCACCACGGCTCTTCTGGCCATGATGAAAGCAAACAAAAGTGAAAGCATGGAAGTCGACATGGCTCTGGCCCAAAAGGATGCAGAG ATTCTGTTTGAGTCAGGTGATAATGCTGATGGAATCGACGTTGCTGCCTTCATCAACATCCTGACCACACGCAGCGGACCGCAGCTCTCTAAGA CATTCGAGAAATACGCCTCCGTCAGTGACGTCACATTACCTAAAGCCCTGGAGTTGGAGCTGAGCGGAGACATTGAAGACTGTCTCATTGACATTG TGAAATGTTCCTGGAACAAACCAGCTTTCTTTGCTGAGAAACTCCATCTGGCAATGAAG GGCCACGGTACATGTGAGGAGACGCTGATCAGGGTGCTGGTGAGCCGCTCTGAGATTGACCTACAGAAGATTTTGGAGCAATACCGGGCCATGTATAACAGAAGTGTACAGGAGGACATACTG GAGGACACTGATGGACATTATCAGCAGGTCCTGCTTGGAATCTGTGGACCATACTGA
- the tmc2a gene encoding transmembrane channel-like protein 2-A, whose protein sequence is MPRKSDVAKVEEVGIDIDADLSDSDGERQAAGRGAARGRGRGKKPASEDEGDDDEEADEAPRKGRAANKKKPTKKRGGGGGGDDDEDESEDEAPKGKRRGAANKKKGGKAQDSDEEDSDVGKGKKGKKGGGKKGGKDEEDSKGKKGNAKGKDTGKDKDNDKGKKKKKKDSSSDSNTDSDEEEESMSEGEMARLMEEVEEKKKLIATIRNKPWRMKRRLVHLKEAQEFVDKFEGALGKGKGRKWFAYKMMMAKKWIKFQRDFENFRTSCIPWERKIKDVESHFGSSVASYFIFLRWMYGMNLVLFGFTFGLVVIPEVLMGLPYGSIPRKTVPRAEQDTAQDYSVLMDFNGYCKYSVLFYGYYNNHRTIGLLKFRLPLSYLMVGIGTFGYSLMVVIRTMAKNADVGGGDGDEADFTFGWKMFTSWDYLIGNAETADNKYASITTSFKESIVDEQENQKDENIHLRRFLRVMANFLITCSLGGSGYLIYFVVKRSQEFANRDDLSWYEKNELELIMSLLGLVCPPLFETIAELEDYHPRIALKWQLGRIFALFLGNLYTFLFALFDEVNSKLEEEDSIRNASLWAIKEYYANYSRIINDTLVTPPPMDPGDVIRGPCWETAVGIEFVKLTVSDIQVTYLTILIGDFARAVIVRFLNYCWCWDLEAGFPSYGEFDISGNVLGLVFNQGMIWMGAFYAPGLVGINVLRLLSSMYYQCWAVMATNVPHERVFKASKSNNFYMGMLLLILFLSLLPVVYTIMTLPPSFDCGPFSGKVKMFDVIMETIDLDLPAFLGTLFSYAANPGLIIPAVLLMVLAIYYLNSVSEAYKNSNMELMKKMKLARDEDKNRRNNTDSTNQVMKDLEDLLPNRSLAPPAPPDPEKTPEKETKPTKTKPGSAGKGVNLQKDVALASPNPNTRGPVNRQPGAGPGRGRGRGPPPR, encoded by the exons atgcCGAGAAAAAGTGATGTGGCTAAAGTGGAAGAAG TTGGGATAGATATAGATGCAGATTTGAGCGACAGTGATGGTGA GAGGCAAGCAGCTGGAAGAGGAGCTGCAAGGGGAAGAGGCCGTGGTAAAAAACCAGCCAGCGAGGACgagggtgatgatgatgaggaggcaGATGAGGCTCCAAGGAAAGGCAGGGCAGCAAACAAGAAGAAGCCAACTAAGAAacgtggtggtggtggtggtggtgatgatgatgaggatgagagCGAGGATGAGGCCCCTAAGGGGAAGCGACGTGGAGCAGCCAATAAGAAGAAAGGAGGCAAAGCCCAGGACAGTGATGAGGAGGACAGTGATGtagggaaaggaaagaagggaaagaagggaggagggaagaaaggagggaaggatgaggAGGACAGTAAGGGTAAGAAGGGGAATGCCAAAGGGAAGGACACGGGGAAAGACAAGGACAATGACAaaggcaagaagaagaagaaaaaggacag TTCATCTGATTCCAACACAGACTCTGACGAGGAAGAAGAGTCCATGTCGGAAGGAGAGATGGCCCGGTtgatggaggaggtggaggagaagaagaaactgaTCGCCACCATCAGGAACAAGCCATGGAGGATGAAGCGGAGACTCGTACACCTGAA GGAAGCTCAAGAATTTGTGGATAAGTTTGAAGGAGCTTTGGGCAAAGGAAAAGGCAGGAAGTGGTTTGCCTACAAAATGATGATGGCAAAG AAATGGATCAAATTCCAGAGGGATTTTGAGAATTTCAGAACATCCTGTATCCCCTGGGAGAGGAAGATCAAAGACGTGGAGA GTCATTTTGGGTCATCTGTAGCATCTTACTTTATCTTCCTGCGCTGGATGTATGGCATGAACCTCGTCCTTTTTGGATTCACTTTTGGACTGGTGGTCATCCCGGAG GTTCTGATGGGTCTTCCGTATGGGTCCATTCCCAGGAAGACTGTACCTCGAGCAGAACAGGACACGGCTCAGGATTACTCTGTCCTCATGGACTTCAAC GGATACTGCAAATATTCAGTCCTGTTTTATGGATACTACAACAACCATAGGACCATCGGCTTGCTGAAGTTCAGGCTGCCTCTGTCCTACCTCATGGTCGGGATCGGCACCTTCGGCTACAGCCTGATGGTCGTGATCCGCAC AATGGCCAAGAACGCTGATGTTGGCGGTGGAGACGGGGATGAAGCAGACTTCACCTTTGGTTGGAAGATGTTTACCAGCTGGGATTACCTCATAGGCAACGCAGAGACTGCAGACAACAAATACGCCTCCATCACCACCAGCTTCaag GAGTCCATCGTGGACGAGCAGGAGAACCAGAAGGATGAGAACATTCACCTGCGGAGGTTTCTCAGAGTCATGGCTAACTTCCTGATTACCTGCAGCCTCGGCGGCAGTGGATACCTCATCTACTTCGTGGTGAAGAGGTCTCAGGAGTTTGCCAACAGGGATGACCTCAGTTGGTATGAGAAGAACGAG TTGGAGCTCATCATGTCTCTGCTGGGGCTGGTGTGTCCTCCTCTGTTTGAGACTATCGCTGAGCTGGAGGACTACCATCCTCGAATCGCCCTCAAGTGGCAGCTGGGACGCATCTTTGCCCTCTTCCTGGGAAACCTCTACACATTTCTCTTCGCCCTGTTTGACGAGGTCAACAGCAAG CTGGAAGAAGAGGACTCCATTAGGAATGCCTCACTCTGGGCCATAAAGGAGTACTACGCCAACTACTCACGCATAATCAATGACACTCTAGTCACTCCACCCCCCATGGACCCTGGGGATGTCATCAGAGGACCCTGCTGGGAGACCGCTGTCGGCATA GAGTTTGTGAAGCTGACAGTATCAGACATCCAGGTGACCTACCTGACCATCCTGATCGGTGACTTTGCCAGAGCCGTCATCGTCCGCTTCCTCAACTACTGCTGGTGCTGGGACCTGGAGGCTGGATTT CCGTCATATGGAGAGTTTGACATCAGTGGAAATGTTCTGGGATTGGTCTTTAATCAAGGGATGATCTG GATGGGGGCCTTTTATGCTCCTGGCCTGGTCGGCATCAATGTGCTCCGCCTCCTCAGCTCCATGTACTATCAGTGCTGGGCGGTGATGGCCACCAACGTCCCCCACGAGAGAGTTTTCAAGGCCTCCAAGTCCAACAACTTCTACATGGGCatgctcctcctcatcctcttcctcagtcTGCTACCTGTCGTCTACACCATCATGACCCTGCCGCCCTCGTTTGACTGCGGACCCTTCAG CGGGAAGGTGAAAATGTTTGATGTGATCATGGAGACCATCGACCTGGACCTGCCGGCCTTCTTGGGGACGCTCTTCAGCTACGCAGCCAACCCGGGCCTCATCATACCAGCTGTTCTGCTCATGGT ACTGGCCATCTACTATCTGAACTCAGTGTCCGAGGCCTACAAAAACTCCAACATGGAgctgatgaagaagatgaagttG GCTCGGGATGAAGACAAGAACCGCAGGAACAACACAGACAGCACCAACCAGGTCATGAAAGACCTGGAGGACCTGCTGCCAAACCGCTCCCTCGCCCCCCCTGCTCCCCCGGATCCTG AAAAGACACCAGAGAAGGAAACAAAGCCAACTAAGACGAAACCTGGGTCAGCTGGCAAAGGTGTTAACTTGCAGAAAGACGTGGCTCTGGCATCACCCAACCCCAACACTCGAGGGCCAGTGAACCGGCAGCCCGGTGCAGGACCAGGCCGAGGTCGTGGGAGAGGGCCCCCTCCAAGATAA
- the zfand5b gene encoding AN1-type zinc finger protein 5b, whose amino-acid sequence MAQETNQSPVPMLCATGCGFYGNPRTNGMCSVCHKEHLSRQNNGGVSSLSAVGSSSSSTAEASAIQRLEATLNNAAAAAAAAAEVAAEAASAEAAAAADALSGVSTAMTVTKQMTEMSLSCEETGASGSKLELTEPVVNQPTVSTSHPSTAGSEDSKAPEPLKPKKNRCFMCRKKVGLTGFDCRCGNLFCGLHRYSDKHNCPYDYKAEAAAKIRKENPVVVADKIQRI is encoded by the exons ATGGCCCAGGAGACCAATCAGAGCCCAGTTCCTATGCTCTGTGCAACTGGCTGTGGTTTCTATGGCAACCCCAGGACTAACGGCATGTGCTCCGTGTGCCACAAGGAGCACCTGTCAAGACAGAACAATGGAGGAGTGAGTTCTCTGAGTGCTGTGG gcagcagcagcagcagcacagctgaAGCTTCTGCCATCCAGAGGTTAGAGGCCACCTTGAATAATGCTGCAGCGGCTGCAGCCGCTGCAGCAGAGGTGGCAGCTGAGGCAGCTTCGGCTGAGGCTGCAGCCGCCGCTGACGCTCTCAG CGGGGTTTCGACAGCTATGACTGTAACAAAACAGATGACTGAGATGAGTCTCTCCTGTGAGGAGACGGGAGCATCAGGGAGCAAATTAGAGCTCACAGAGCCAG TGGTGAATCAGCCCACAGTCTCGACCTCCCATCCCTCCACTGCTGGCAGTGAAGACTCCAAAGCCCCCGAGCCCCTCAAACCCAAGAAGAACCGATGCTTCATGTGCCGCAAAAAAGTTGGCCTTACAG GTTTCGACTGCCGCTGTGGGAACCTGTTCTGTGGACTCCACCGTTACTCCGACAAGCACAACTGTCCGTACGACTACAAAGCTGAGGCCGCCGCCAAGATCCGAAAAGAGAATCCCGTGGTGGTCGCTGACAAGATCCAGAGAATATGA